The window CAAGACTAATTGGAGCAAAATATAAACCAGACACGAACCAAAAATGATGTTCATAACTCTTTCTAACTTCAAAAAGCAACAGAGCAGCAGAATGTGGTAACTGCCATTTATTTAAATGCTGGTTCCTGTAATAGTTTTTGCATGTCCAGAAACCAGGAATAggaatttatttgaaatagaaCTTAGAAACTGGAGATTTTCTGGCTTTGACCACGTggcctctgcctcctgctcttcATTaaggccctgctgctgcctgagctgctgcagcctctgtgGCAACGTCTGGCAAAGAATAATCCAGAAAACTGATCTCACATAGGTGTTCTTTTCAGATTCTGTAGGAGCAAGCTAATGAAGAGTGGAGAATGGTtagagaaggaaagaagcaggTTTACAACCAGCAGTGGGAAGAAGATGCTAATCCTATATTTCATGTAACTCATATATTGAATTACTGAATGCTAAGATGACAAAGCTGTATTTCTTATAAATCTAAACAGCCAGCTGCCTCCAAATCCAGCCTGAGGGAAAAAGGTGGGATCTGTTTTGGCTGGGGTGGAACAGATACCAAATGTGGCTTTTAAATATCTCCTGTGCCTGAAgtggagctgagcaggaggaactGTTCTGTTCCAAGCGCTCGGCTCCTGCTCTGACACCGCTCCCTGGGAGAGGACCCGTGTCCAAAGGAAGGGCCTGGCAGGTGtgaggggagcagagcagcgtgtccctccctcccctcccggTACCTGCAGTGGTGTTTCCTGCTGGCCAGCCAGAAGGCGCTGTCGCAGCCGTAGCAGTGAGCGGCCAGGTGGTCCGGGAGCCACCGCGTCACCTGCAACAACAGCCGGGGTCAGGGAGGGGCAGCGAAGCACACCCGTCCTGTTTGTGCTCCCAAAAGCAAAGCCAAGCACCCCGAGGAAGGTGCTTGTTCTGCTGTAAGAGCACAAGGTCAGGGCTGGCAACGGGAGCAGATGCACAGACCTGTGAGAACAGAGACGCTGGATTCCCTCAGACAGGCAGAAATCAAGCCAGAAAGTCTAATTCCCTTCAGCTAAAGGTGGACATTCCCCAAGCACGTGTCCACCTGAGGCTCCTTTCCTactccccccttccccagctcccagtcTGTGAAGCAGAGGGCTCATAGGCACAGGTACTGGTATGTCAGGTGAGACAAGCGGAACGCAAGGAAGAGAGTTCCCAAGAAGTGGCACACGACCAAAGGCCAGAGGATAATTTGAATATCAATATCCCAAAAGGAGTGATTCACAGGGATTTAGTCTGTACCTCTGTGTCCTGTTTATccacctgctcccagctggcTTCAGAGAaaatctctgtgctgcagcgaGACAAGCAGTTCTGATCCAGATTGCTTTCCGAGTCGGGGATAGACGTCTGTTGGCAAACAAACACAGCTGAACAGAACCTTCCCATATCCCTGCTTCCAACCAAAGAACACCCGGGATCCCCGACAGGTCAGGGTCTGCCCCTCTGCTGACAGGAGGACGTGAGGCAGAGTGGATTTAAAATCCAGTTTCTGCTGCGTTAGCACAAAGTTCTGGCAAAGCTTTGGGTGATTTAACCAAAACCTGCTCTCTGGGGCTCCAATTCCAGGGTCCTGTTTCCTTTTCAAGGTTGTTtcactttcaaaaataaaattagtaatGCATATATCCTTTTGTTGGCAAAGATTCTGGAAAATACAAGCCAAATTGCATATGGGAAACTCAGAATCTGagatatatatattctatatatagGTTTTGGGGAATAATGCTTCCTTAATATAGTCTATCCAGGTAGAGGTGGATTTTAACAGATTTAAAATTCAGCCAGCCcctaaaatacagtaaaatagcAAGAAATCTTGAGTTAATGTCTTTTGTGCCTGAGGAATAGGCATTTCTGGAGCTCCAGAAGAAAACCTGCAACTCCCAAGCTGAGGCACAAACAGAAGGCAGAGATCAGGTTCTTAAAAACAGGGAATTTTCTGGAGGCACTGCCAGCCCTACGCTGCAGCTTCTGAAGGCCCTTAAAAATGGGAGCAGAATCAATCAAGCCCAAGCACCCGATTTCTCCAGGGAATCCAAGCTTTTTGCAGCGACACTGGGCCCCACGGAGCACGTCGTGCTGCGTCTCCAGTGGGAAGAGCCAAGAGGGCTCCGAGGGTTTTTCACAACAAACGTACCTGGGACTATCCAGCACCTCTGTCACTCCTAAACAACAACGAATTCCACAAACCtcctataaatatttatttttttcaatgttgCAGGCATATAAACCACgtgggaaaaggaaatttctgaTGAGTGTTGCGTCAGCCCCAGGAATTACAGGCAAGTGCTCAAACCCACAGGAAGGTACAATTCTCTACAAAAGTCCCAACTTTTACAACTTTAAACACTTCCAAGTAAAAGTACAAATAGATTAAAAGCTCCCTTAATTTGTTGAGAAAAAAACTCTTGTTGACATAAGGCTGCAGGAAAGCTCAGTTAATTTATGCCAGTTAAGTTCAGAATTCCAGAAATTTATTCCAGTTACTGAGCCTGGAGCATCCTGGCCATCTGAAAGGGACAGTGTGAACCTGATGGGTTTGAGCTCACAAAGTACCACCTGAACCTGCAAAGCACCAAGGGATCATTCCATGCTACTGTCCCAAAAATGGCACAGATACAGCCTCAGGAAAACGTCTTTGCTCTACATGAAAACAACAGTAAAAGAGGTGTTTGGGTCTTTTAGTAAGGCCACTGgaggtgtttgggtttttaataAGGTCACTGaaggtgtttgggttttttaataggGCCAGTGATGGTATTTGGGTGTTTTATTAAGGCCAATGAGGGTGTTGGGTGTTTTATTAAGGCCAATGAGGGTGTTGGGTGTTTCATTAAGGCCAATGAGGGTGTTGGGTGTTTTATTAAGGCCAATGAGGGTGTTGGGTGTTTTATTAAGGCCAGTGAGGGTGTTTGGGTATGTCCACCTACGTGTGAGCTGCTGCCAAACACCCACCTCGAAATAAACCTTGGGTCCACTCATGGTCAAACTGAAGTTGGGTGAAAATATTAGTCATTAACTGCCATTTATCAAGTGTTTGCCCTCTTCAGAATGACCTGGAGAGTTCTGTAAaagcctgcacagcccagaagTGCCCCCCGAGCGCCCGGTGAGCTCCAGACGCGGCGCAGGTACCGCTCACTCACCACTTCGTCTCCGTAGTCCCCGTTGAGCCGCAGGGAGCTGTTGAGGAACTGGCTCTCCAAGCGGCTCTTGAGCTCCTGCACCTGCTTCTTGAgggtctccacctcctgctGGTGGCCGGTCTCGATCTGGCGCAGGCGCTGCTGGATGACGTCGCTGTAGACGGGCATGCCGTCGTCGTCCAGGTGGCTGCGGGCGGGCTGGTCGGGGCTGCCCGCCGGCTTCCCCAGCTGGCTGAGCACCCACTTGTGGTGCAAGTTCCTCAGGTGCAGCTGGGCGGAGCCGCAGCTGGCCGCCGACACCTGCCTGCTGAGCGAGGCCTTGAGCCGCCCGTCCTCCCCGTTCACACAGTGTCCGTTGCTGGCGGGGAATTTCGGGGGGACGAGCCCCGCGGGCTTCTCCGCCAGCTTGTTCTCGGGCTCCGGCTCCCCGTTACACACGACCTCGTCTTTCCGCTCCACGAAGGGCAAGGCACAAGGGGAAGGCATCGGGAGGTGCGTGGTGCTGCTACCAGAAGTCCTGTGCACTCTTGTTCCCAGTTTTTGGAGCTCTATCATGCACTCCCCCTCCGGCCTGTTCTCCAGAGTTCGGGACAGCTCGTCGGCGCTGTTGTCGAAGGGGTGAGCTCTGTGGCACGGGCCCTTAGGCAGGAACTCAGGCTTTGCTTCAGTCTCCGTTAAGGTTTCCGTGGAACTTTCGATGTTGGATGTCCTTGCCTCGGGCGggggtggcagagggaagggaaggccgGCCTGTGCTGTGCCGTACGGGCTCTCTGCTTCTTCGTGTTTCCCAACACCTTCTTCCTCCATGCTGTTCTGAGTGGAGCCCTCCAAAGGAACAGCCTGCAGCCCCCTCACCTGAGGTACCTTCTGGAGAGCGCTGCCGGGATCACCGTGCTCGTCCTGTTGTCCTCTGGGCTCAGAAGCACCTTGTGAAAGCGGGTGTGGGGCGGGTGTGGGATTGTTCGTTACGATACCTGTGTCCGCCTCGGCCTTTTCCCCGAGGTCACTGACATACCCCCGCAGATTGTCAGCTCTCTTCTCCTTATCCAGGGCCACCtcagcccctttccctgctgcctctgggCCACCCCTTAagtgctcctccagcccaacGTCATCTTTCGTGGCCTCCTGCAGGATGTTCTCCATCTGTCCCTCTGCCACCCCGGCTGCGACGGAGAGCTCGGCGCCCAGGggggccctgccctgccagcccagggtgtCCCCCTCGAAGGGCTCGTCCCCGGGGGGGCCgaggctgctgagctccagggagCGGCGGTGCTCCTGCCACTTCTCGTTGAGGCTGGGGTCGCTGCTCCGGCGGGCGGCTGTAGGCACGCTGCTGTCACAGGCTGTCGGCAGATTGTCGAAGGATCTCGTCTTTGGTAGCCTGCAAAGGCACAGACAATCCCAATCCACAGTCAGGGGATGCTTTTTCAAACATTTAGCTACTGTGGTTTAAAAGCTCCCCCCTCAATTAGGACAGTAACAATCTGTTCAGTAATGGGCTTGTGGGAAGCATTATCCAGGAGCACGTTCTGCCCATCTGTAGTGCAGAGCTGCTTCAGGACTTCCTTTGTTTGCCATCAGGAAAATATGCTCAACCAGACTTCAAACATTCCCAGAATAATCCCTTTACCACCAAGCCCAAATGCTTCCAGCCTGGTCTCACCTCCTAATGAACATGTGCTGGGAGCCATtgtacagaaaagcaaagaaatagtTATGCAATGCCAAAAAAAGAACTCCAATTCAAGATAACTGAAGGAAAGCTTATATTCTACAAGGATATAAGGAATTTTATGTGGCTCTGTGACCCCCAAAGCTTAATTCTGTTTGCCAAGCTTCTCTTTGCCACATTATCACCCCCGAAATGTGACAGcttccaaacccaaaacaccgACAGACTGCACTGGGGCAAATCAGTCCCACATTCCCGCAAATCCACCTGGGAGAAACCCTGCCCTCCCGCCACAAACGCTCTCCTTTTATATCTCACAATATTCCCTGTTGATCTTACTTTACAGGAGGGATTTCTGGGCTCTAGGCTCACCTGCCCAGAGGCTGCTCTTCAGGGCTCGAGCCTGGCACAGGGTACGGGGCACAGGAGTCGTCGGCGGGCGTGGAGGGGGACGAGCAGGGCAGGTAAACAGCGCTCCAGAGCATTAAGTTCCGCACATGGCACACTGGGTACAGCACCTGAGAGGGACAGCACGGGAAAGGGTCGACTGCTGgctcccagcaggcagaggagtTCAGCCCTGAGGGTGCCAGCGAGCAGTGATGGTGTATAATCAGCCACACTTGGGTCTAGAATGATCTTTTCTGTCAGAGACAGAGGCAGAACACTGATGGCCTTCAGCTCGTCCTGACTGAACTCCTGCAATGTGCTCTCTGTGAATCTACACCTTCACAAAGCTCCTGAGCAATCTGAACTGCTGTGGAATTCAGTGGCCCACTGTCAGTGCCGAGGTTTCCTCGTGTGTTGTGTTGCACTGTGCCAGTTCAGAGGGAGCTCAACTCGCTTCCAGAggccccagtccagcccagcccatcctGGCTCTAAAGGAGGCACTCACATGTACAAATTCAGTACATGCAGAAACACTTGGAAGAGACACCTTGCTGTTAAAAGGGATTCCTTGATTGTGGAATATGCTTTATGATTCTGATAAAAACACCTGGGCTCACGCTAGCAATGCCACTCTTCTCCAAGCAGACTCCCTGTGGAAAAGCAGGCAATGATAGAGGAACAGTCTGCCCCTCCAGAGGGTagctgggcactgaccaggctccccagggcagtgggcacagccccaaggctgccagagctccaggagggtttggacaatgccctgagggacagggtgggattgctggggtgtctgtgcagggccaggggttggattccatgatccttgtgggtcccttcccactcagaaGATGCTGTGATTCTAGGAGCAGTCAGGTTTCCCTGGCACTGAGCaggggaagggctgtggggtggctgctgctctgaaactttggctttgtaaCAGATGTGGCTGCATCAGAGGCACCTTTTGAAGCccaaagcaaaaccacagaaaGATGAACCCAAGACAGGAAAATACCAAAACTCCCCCGCACTGAAAGAGTCTCCTTGTTAGCACAGACAGTGTTGTCTTCCCTGAGAACAGGGGCCAAGTCCCCGAGGGCAGCCCAAGGACAGCCCTGTCCACTCATCCTGCAAGAGCCCTCTACACTCCTGCTGGGCACACCTGCTGGCATTTTCAGGGAAATTTAGATGCATCCATAGCTTCAAACATCCCCCCAGGCTGTGTctgcctgctctgcctcagCACTCCCGGGATGCCGTGTCAGGAGGGAAGGCTCAGAGGGCTCAGCACGGTgacagcccagagctgtgcagggccaCAGCCACGGCACACCCAGCCAGGAGGGCTCAGGCAATGGAAAACTCATCTTCTCAGAACGAGTGTGGGCATAAAACTCTTCCCTGCTCCTTAATTTGACACTAAGGAACAAATAAAAGCCACATCTCTCAAATGCAAACCCTCTGCACAGTCCTTACAGCTCCGTTTATGACATCTCATActttcataaataaaaagggcttaaatatttatacaagTTCTTTGCAGTCCTACCCATGATGTCACTTGGTGACTGTGTGTTCCCCTGGCCATGCTCTGCACCCCTCAGTGCCTCACACAACCTTGTATCAGGCACACACTGAGGGAACTGTGAGCCCCTCCCCAGAACATTCAGTGAGCTCTTACCATGGAGCAGCCAGACTGAAAACGTGAAGGTACTGAGACAAAGACACACCAAATAACCTGAGCTACTTCTTCTGTTTAGCTCTGAGATGAATTTAGACACAGCGTCTAGGTTTGCAGGCAATTTTCTGTCACTCCTCTGACACAGTTTAGTTCTCTAGAGAGGTCTATTTAtcaaacactgaaatgttttctgctacaaaaaatacagtaaaatatttagttacagaaaacacatttccagCACGGAGAAATTTCCGAGGTGGCATTTGACATTCCTCAAATATCAGCAAAATTAACACAAGACTTGAAACATCAGCCTGAGCTGAGTGTTCCAAGGTGAATGTCAGTGGGGAGAGCTGAGCTCACTGGTCTGGAAACACCCCTCTGTTCATGGTGACAgttcagagaatcccagaacggtttgggtgggaagggaacttaaagatcatccaattctatcccctgccatgggcagggacaccttccacaagaccaggttgctccaagccccatcctgGCTctgaacccttccagggatggggctgccACCGCCTCAGTTGTGGCTGAACCCCCGTTCCTCGTGTCCCACTGTTGGGGTGTTTTCTCAGGGTACCCCCCTCCTTCTGGGGACTGTAGCTGGGAGCCCCCCGGGCTCTCCCTGCAGGGGGAGGGGGATACATACAGACTCCGACTGGGAGGAGTAGAGCAGGTTTTTGAAGGCTTTGTTTGCTGCCCGCAGCAAAGACCAGACGGAGCAGGTCCGTTCCTGAGTGtgtttctctcctctctctttcgCATTGTTGCACAGGAATGTTCCAAAGAGGCAGGAGTAGGTGTGCTGCACCAATTTCACCTGCACAGAGCAATTCAGACGTGTCAGGTGGCACAAGAGATCAGCTTCACCCTCCCTCTGCACGGCCAAacccccttcccagggctgacACACGATACACAGCATTTTTTGCATACCTCCTTAGGAAGGAATGCAAGTGGAGTGGAATCTTTGAAAATCATAActaaaaaaattcaggaaaaaatacaacctagaaagacaaaatatttgttcATAATCAAGTATAAAGGTCACATTGATTCAAACTCACTGCCCTGCAGGACAGGCAAAGCAGAGAACCATGATTCCTGTGCTACAAAACATTAATGCACCCCAGACACGCTGGTCATTAATCCCTCGGTGCTGTGGGTCCAGCCTAACAAAATGGCTTAGTGTGAGTTTAACTTCAGGCATATAAATTACTTCCTTAGGATTATTCAGATGTTCAAATGAAGATAAGTAGTTCAATACTCCAAAAAATTAGGGGGTTACTCTAAAAAGGCCAGAACACCACGGGTATGTTCTCTGCCAGCCCCTGGAGATCAGCAGTGTGAAGTGAAGCCAGTTACTACCTGTTGTATCTCATTTCACAACCGAGTTACGCCAGGACCGTCCACGGACTCGGTTACATGGCTGAGCTGGCAAGTGGTAATTCAAGTCAGCCACAATCACAGGAATGTGCCTTAAATCTCTCAGTGGATCAGACACTTCATAAAAACTTTTACTTCTCAGATTactgctcctgcagcccgtgACTGCCACTTCCCCAGACACCTGGGGACTGACTTTGACCATCCTGGGTGAATTCCTAATGGGAGAGCTGTCTGCTTCCAGAGAAGATAAACACAGCTCCTATCCTTTCAGCACAGAGactgaaaaatttcattttcattttcagcaaagaaactgaaaaaaaaatgaatggagCAGGTTGTTTTCAGAGGAGGAGTTTTCAAGTCAAAACATGATCAAAGCAGGGAGAGGTTTGTATTGCCAGtaaggatgatttttttcatgctgtgtGGATGTTTTATATCTCTTAGGTGGGAATATTTAATTGatataatttctttgttttaagtCTAAAAGGACCCTTAAGGGTCCTGCTTCTGTTTTAAGAGTGAATAGACCCCATGGAATagataaataattttgtttgttgtATCTGGGCAGCTTTGACATTACCTTTATCATGCTTagggaatagtttgggttggaagggactttaaagctcatctcattccatcctctgccatgggcagggacaccttccactagcccaggttgctccaagccccgtccaacctggcctgggacacttccagaaTGTCACAGACAGGTGGGAAAAGCAGCCCCCCAGGCTCTGTGGACGCCAGCACCGGTTTAGAAGAGTCTATAAAACTCTCAACTCACAAGGAATGCTTCGTTAAACTCGAAAGAGCAAGGGAACTGCCTCTGGAGCTGATGGACACAATCCAGCCACTGCAGAAACACCGGGCAGCGCTCGTTCAGGTCATCCGAGTTCTCCCCATGGCCACAGCGATCTGCAAACTTGTGGCCAAAATCCAGCCACTCTGTCTCCACCAGCACCTGGAAACCCTGCAGGAATGAGAGGACAGATGAAgaattcctgttttcctttggctCAGTTTCCTAAGATGGTCTGAGACTCGTGGGAATCACTTTATTGATGTGCTCTCACTCTCTTATTTCCCTTCAGCGCTGGGCTCATTACTTCTCTTTGCTGCTTTAGTGCCTCTGTGCTCTGAAATGAAATTGGGACAGGTATGGATTCCCAAACTACATGAACAGGAAAGGGAATAAGGCAGATTAAGTCCTCAGTGACTGGCAGGGAGGATCCTGATATGAGCCCTATCTCTCCAGGCAGGGGCAAGCAGGAACTTCATCTTGATCAAACCCATCTGGATCATGGTACCCAGCATTTGGACAGGACATTTGAAAGCTGTCCCTTGAAAATGATGGGCAGATCTGCCTGTTAGGAAAGGAAACAATCCACAACAGGACATCCAAGCTCAGGGAGAGCAGGTGCTTGTCTGGTGTACACCAGTCACAAGGCTGATTAAAGGTTCACTTGAGTGATTTctcatgaaaatgaaaagggCAAAGACATTCCCAAACAGTGCCTGGATGAGCAGCTGAATGTGACACTTGTCTTACAGGACCTGAAATCCATCACAGGGCAGGAAGGTTTTGGTTcttggaggaaagaaaaattgtagAGAATCTTTATTGAGTCAAAGGCTGTGATCAGAGCCAAAATAATGGCTGACAGCTGAGAAATGTGAGACGTGGCAATGCTGAAGACTCATTTTCCTCAACATTTCTGATCCTGGCATAGACAGCTGCAGTTTATGGTTTCCTCTGGATGACAAGGAAGGCACAGGGTGTGCAGAGCAGAACTCTGCACCCTGAACAGGAGGGACAGCACTCCTTGGAGCACCAGGAGGAGGCTCTGTGCCCAGGCCAGAGCAGCATGTTTTGCCCTGGTGGATGCCAGTTTGTAGAACTCATGTGAAAAAGGATCCAAGAAGTTTCCACACTTCCATCCAAAAGGCTTTGCTGCAGCTCAAGCCTCTGGTCCCTGTGTGAGTGAGGCTttaagcagcagctcacagCAGTGTTCAGACACAGAGTTCTGTTCTGGACAACAAAGGCATCTTGCCCGTGGGCTGGCAGATGGAACCCAGCCAGAACATGTCCCACAGTGCTGCAAagtgatgggggaaaaaattcaggctgaaaaaacaggagaaatataACTGACAGAGGACAGGGAAAATGTGAAACTGGAAAGCTATGCACTTGGGAAATCCAGCAAAGAGAAAGGCTTTGTCTGAGTGTTTGGCTGAGAACCTGCAGTGGGGCAATGGAAACTGCAGTTGCAGCACTTTGTACTCCATATTCCTAAGGTAAATCTGGGGAAGCACAGGCCATGACTGTGCAGTTACAGCAAAGGGAATATAACGTGTGAGTTACAGACTGTTGGTCCAGGCTGTGGTTGGTTAACTCCTCCCAGCTTTAGTGCCTTCGTTAGCGGAAAGAACTGCAACAATTTATAGCCAGGTTTGCTCAGCCAAGGCCCCGAgctccccagtgccctcccagagGGATCACCCACCTCTGTGGTCCTGTAGTAGGGGTCCAGCAGCAGCTTGGCCAGCGCCACGATCTGGGGGGTGCGGTCCCAGCCGTCGGAGCAGTGCACCAGCACCGGCCGCTGGTCCCGGTCCACGGCGTGAACCACCAGCAGCGCCGACTTCAGGAGCACCGACAAGTGCTGCAGCCACTTGGTGCTCTCCAGAGCTGACAGCCAACTAGAGGAAAACAAGGGAAGACAGTTTTTGctcttttaaaaagctttcagGTTTGGATCTCTGAGTTTATCCCGGCGAAGCTGCTGTTTCAATGCGCTGTGAGTGGCACCCGGGAGCAGTTTTCATTTATGTCTCGTTAATGCTCCCCCGGGGTGGAGCAGCAAAGCCACACGTCTGCCCGAGGAACTGCCACCCTCTGGGATGAGCTGAAGGTCTGGATCAACTTTGAGACCATGGAAGGCTTTAGCAGTGATTTCCAAACAGGTAAGTGGGAGTTTATATGTTTGACTCAGCAAGGGAAAGCTCATCAGCATGTTCCACACAGTTCAGCATTCCCTGAGCACTGTCACCAGCCAGGTTTATGCTCTGGGAACAGCCTTAATTAACAACTCCAGTGTCCTAGTGAAGACCTAAGCTCAGAAGCTTCGGATTTGATGGGCTATTACAGGGTAGGTACCCCATAGCACTGGAGGGGTATGAAATATTCTCTTGAAATGACACTATAAATGAGGGGAACATGGAACATAGCCAGACTTTTCCAAAGGAGAGACAAGATGTGAATATTAAAGAGCTGGGAATAGCATGTCAACCTAAGTGTGAGTGCTTAGAAGCCCACCAGAAGTAGCAACACTGGTATCAACATCCAAAATTACACTATCATTTCACAACTAATTCTCTAGGGTCACTTCAATCACAGTAAACCAACGACCtccatggaaatgaaaatacacaGCCAAGCATTATCACCCAGGACAGTCACTGGGGAAAACCCACGGAATTCCAGTTcccaaaccagcagcagcagaacgTGGCTGCAGAAACACTGTCACCCAAGGCCCAAACATCCACTTACTTTCCTGGATCTGGCATTTGTGTGCAGAGCAGGCGCAGGGACTGAAAGCTCTTCCGGATGGAATGGATGTTTGCCATCCCCATGAACACCACCTCACAGTTGGGGTAATactctgcagggacagggcaagaaagagggaagaaactAAACAACTGCATTTCtaaaagaagctttttttcatcaaaacaaGCCCCTGTTGCTGTGGACAGATGAAATAACCTGTTTGTGGCTATTCTGTAAGGAcacagcagcccctggagcTCGGTGGGTATTCCAGGCATGACACCACAGCCCAGCAAAACAGGAAGCATTTACCAAAGTCCTGCTGTATTTACTCACAA of the Pseudopipra pipra isolate bDixPip1 chromosome 18, bDixPip1.hap1, whole genome shotgun sequence genome contains:
- the MTMR3 gene encoding myotubularin-related protein 3 isoform X6, giving the protein MILSSRDSIVLWVCDSAVPRFPIPARSADSRPPAPSRPGAGAARGPLPAGAGLRREEAARPPCCCAREAAAAPSPQRPRPRQDAAPRTGGGSAPCPAPRPVLSLGSEQMLPFLGTDFQLCRLKHCCVLCRSAHGCQCEVSGENSWNFPGQERTGLFSRSSILVRQEPRSTGSKDEDFSSHPGPVMDEETQHSLECIQANQIFPRKQLIREDENLQVPFIELHGESTEYVGRAEDAIIALSNYRLHIKFKESVVNVPLQLIESVECRDIFQLHLTCKDCKVIRCQFSTFEQCQDWLKRLNNAIRPPAKIEDLFSFAYHAWCMEVYASEKEQHGDLCRPGEHVTSRFKNEVERMGFDMNNAWRISNINEKYKLCGSYPQEIIVPAWITDKELESVASFRSWKRIPAVVYRHQSNGAVISRCGQPEVSWWGWRNADDEHLVQSVAKACASDSRSNSNKLMNGNCSRDFSNGGDLSDVEFDSSISNASGAESLAIQPQKLLILDARSYAAAVANRAKGGGCECPEYYPNCEVVFMGMANIHSIRKSFQSLRLLCTQMPDPGNWLSALESTKWLQHLSVLLKSALLVVHAVDRDQRPVLVHCSDGWDRTPQIVALAKLLLDPYYRTTEGFQVLVETEWLDFGHKFADRCGHGENSDDLNERCPVFLQWLDCVHQLQRQFPCSFEFNEAFLVKLVQHTYSCLFGTFLCNNAKERGEKHTQERTCSVWSLLRAANKAFKNLLYSSQSESVLYPVCHVRNLMLWSAVYLPCSSPSTPADDSCAPYPVPGSSPEEQPLGRLPKTRSFDNLPTACDSSVPTAARRSSDPSLNEKWQEHRRSLELSSLGPPGDEPFEGDTLGWQGRAPLGAELSVAAGVAEGQMENILQEATKDDVGLEEHLRGGPEAAGKGAEVALDKEKRADNLRGYVSDLGEKAEADTGIVTNNPTPAPHPLSQGASEPRGQQDEHGDPGSALQKVPQVRGLQAVPLEGSTQNSMEEEGVGKHEEAESPYGTAQAGLPFPLPPPPEARTSNIESSTETLTETEAKPEFLPKGPCHRAHPFDNSADELSRTLENRPEGECMIELQKLGTRVHRTSGSSTTHLPMPSPCALPFVERKDEVVCNGEPEPENKLAEKPAGLVPPKFPASNGHCVNGEDGRLKASLSRQVSAASCGSAQLHLRNLHHKWVLSQLGKPAGSPDQPARSHLDDDGMPVYSDVIQQRLRQIETGHQQEVETLKKQVQELKSRLESQFLNSSLRLNGDYGDEVVTRWLPDHLAAHCYGCDSAFWLASRKHHCRNCGNVFCSSCCNQKVPVPSQQLFEPSRVCKSCYSSLHPGSSSLDLELDKPITATSN
- the MTMR3 gene encoding myotubularin-related protein 3 isoform X5, whose product is MILSSRDSIVLWVCDSAVPRFPIPARSADSRPPAPSRPGAGAARGPLPAGAGLRREEAARPPCCCAREAAAAPSPQRPRPRQDAAPRTGGGSAPCPAPRPVLSLGSEQMLPFLGTDFQLCRLKHCCVLCRSAHGCQCEVSGENSWNFPGQERTGLFSRSSILVRQEPRSTGSKDEDFSSHPGPVMDEETQHSLECIQANQIFPRKQLIREDENLQVPFIELHGESTEYVGRAEDAIIALSNYRLHIKFKESVVNVPLQLIESVECRDIFQLHLTCKDCKVIRCQFSTFEQCQDWLKRLNNAIRPPAKIEDLFSFAYHAWCMEVYASEKEQHGDLCRPGEHVTSRFKNEVERMGFDMNNAWRISNINEKYKLCGSYPQEIIVPAWITDKELESVASFRSWKRIPAVVYRHQSNGAVISRCGQPEVSWWGWRNADDEHLVQSVAKACASDSRSNSNKLMNGNCSRDFSNGGDLSDVEFDSSISNASGAESLAIQPQKLLILDARSYAAAVANRAKGGGCECPEYYPNCEVVFMGMANIHSIRKSFQSLRLLCTQMPDPGNWLSALESTKWLQHLSVLLKSALLVVHAVDRDQRPVLVHCSDGWDRTPQIVALAKLLLDPYYRTTEGFQVLVETEWLDFGHKFADRCGHGENSDDLNERCPVFLQWLDCVHQLQRQFPCSFEFNEAFLVKLVQHTYSCLFGTFLCNNAKERGEKHTQERTCSVWSLLRAANKAFKNLLYSSQSESVLYPVCHVRNLMLWSAVYLPCSSPSTPADDSCAPYPVPGSSPEEQPLGRLPKTRSFDNLPTACDSSVPTAARRSSDPSLNEKWQEHRRSLELSSLGPPGDEPFEGDTLGWQGRAPLGAELSVAAGVAEGQMENILQEATKDDVGLEEHLRGGPEAAGKGAEVALDKEKRADNLRGYVSDLGEKAEADTGIVTNNPTPAPHPLSQGASEPRGQQDEHGDPGSALQKVPQVRGLQAVPLEGSTQNSMEEEGVGKHEEAESPYGTAQAGLPFPLPPPPEARTSNIESSTETLTETEAKPEFLPKGPCHRAHPFDNSADELSRTLENRPEGECMIELQKLGTRVHRTSGSSTTHLPMPSPCALPFVERKDEVVCNGEPEPENKLAEKPAGLVPPKFPASNGHCVNGEDGRLKASLSRQVSAASCGSAQLHLRNLHHKWVLSQLGKPAGSPDQPARSHLDDDGMPVYSDVIQQRLRQIETGHQQEVETLKKQVQELKSRLESQFLNSSLRLNGDYGDEVVTRWLPDHLAAHCYGCDSAFWLASRKHHCRDPDRVDQLWNCGNVFCSSCCNQKVPVPSQQLFEPSRVCKSCYSSLHPGSSSLDLELDKPITATSN